The following are from one region of the Phormidium sp. PBR-2020 genome:
- the recQ gene encoding DNA helicase RecQ, which produces MSASPSDSLDRALKQYFGYDRFRPGQQGIIEASLQNQDQLVIMPTGGGKSLCFQLPALLRPGVTVVVSPLIALMQDQVDSLQANGLGATFLNSTLKGLEARDRIRAVLQGQIKLLYVAPERLLSEHFLEFLNQLRSQPGLSGFAIDEAHCVSEWGHDFRPEYRQLSRLRHYYPDVPVTALTATATDRVRQDIIQQLSLKRPQIHIASFYRPNLAYEVRPKGRDSYHQIYQLVRQGGAGIIYCLSRRQVDELADKLRQDGINALPYHAGMSDADRSNNQTRFIRDDVQVIVATIAFGMGINKPDVRFVIHYDLPKTLESYYQETGRAGRDGEPAQCILFLSYGDVSKVDWIISQKADEQEQRIARQQLRQVLDYADSTECRPSILLRYFGETLGEPCQTCDNCRNPKPVEDWTVEAMKFLSCVARCRERFGVAHIIDVLRGSKKEKIKKYRHDRLSTYGIGKDRTVDQWRALARTLKHRGFVDETDDGYPVLKLNALSWEIMRKQRKVEVALPRTVSAFEGDRRSPLAVEAEALMFQLRALRKQIANERSAAPYTIFPDSTLRLMAQQRPQTLAEFGQLSGVGRYKLEHYGDRFVALIREFTTGEASAPPTRPTSRPATTALGDTHRETLALCQQGKSVQDIALARNLSPSTIYGHLERLLHAGEEIDINALVPPDHQQPIRQAIRALNTEKLKPVYEYLGGVYPYEEIRLVKAVIKREGHRVSQNSEPSPTHLYSLELHQKGLDVGAIAQERNLRPSRIVRHLAELLEMGQPVDLDRLVPPEQQREIEQVCERHPGATLEVLWTYLSDRVSKEALRLVYGAWRAKQRQPSNSP; this is translated from the coding sequence GTGTCCGCTTCCCCATCAGACTCCCTCGATCGCGCCCTCAAACAATACTTTGGTTATGATCGCTTCCGTCCCGGTCAACAGGGGATTATTGAGGCCTCCCTGCAAAACCAGGATCAACTGGTGATTATGCCCACCGGGGGCGGGAAATCCTTGTGTTTTCAACTTCCGGCTCTGTTACGGCCTGGGGTGACGGTGGTAGTTTCTCCTCTGATTGCCCTGATGCAAGATCAAGTCGATAGCTTACAAGCCAACGGATTGGGGGCTACATTCCTGAATAGTACCCTGAAAGGCCTCGAAGCTCGCGATCGCATCCGAGCCGTACTTCAGGGGCAGATTAAACTACTCTACGTCGCTCCCGAACGACTGTTAAGTGAGCATTTCCTAGAATTCCTCAATCAACTGCGATCGCAACCCGGCCTCTCTGGATTCGCGATCGACGAGGCCCATTGCGTCTCCGAATGGGGCCATGACTTCCGCCCGGAATATCGTCAACTCTCCCGGCTACGGCATTATTATCCCGATGTTCCCGTCACGGCCCTCACCGCCACCGCCACCGATCGCGTCCGCCAGGATATCATCCAGCAACTCTCCCTAAAACGGCCCCAAATCCATATTGCCAGCTTCTACCGCCCCAACCTGGCCTACGAAGTCCGCCCCAAAGGACGAGATAGCTACCATCAAATCTACCAACTGGTGCGCCAAGGAGGGGCGGGAATCATCTACTGTCTCAGTCGTCGCCAAGTGGATGAACTGGCCGACAAACTGCGTCAAGATGGCATTAACGCCCTCCCCTATCATGCCGGGATGAGTGACGCCGATCGCTCCAACAACCAAACCCGCTTCATCCGCGACGATGTACAAGTGATTGTAGCCACCATCGCCTTCGGGATGGGCATCAACAAACCCGATGTGCGTTTTGTGATTCACTATGATTTACCCAAAACCCTAGAAAGTTATTACCAAGAAACTGGCCGCGCTGGGCGAGATGGAGAACCGGCCCAATGTATCCTCTTTCTCAGTTATGGCGATGTCAGCAAAGTTGACTGGATTATCAGCCAAAAAGCTGATGAACAGGAACAACGAATTGCCCGTCAACAGTTGCGCCAAGTCCTCGACTATGCCGACAGCACCGAATGTCGCCCCAGTATCCTGCTGCGCTACTTTGGGGAAACCCTCGGTGAACCCTGTCAAACCTGTGATAACTGCCGTAATCCTAAGCCAGTGGAGGATTGGACCGTTGAGGCCATGAAGTTCCTCTCCTGTGTGGCGCGCTGTCGAGAACGGTTTGGGGTGGCGCATATTATTGATGTGTTGCGAGGCTCAAAAAAGGAGAAAATCAAGAAATATCGCCACGATCGCCTCTCCACCTATGGTATTGGCAAAGATCGCACGGTAGATCAATGGCGGGCCTTGGCCCGAACCCTGAAACATCGCGGTTTTGTGGATGAGACGGATGATGGCTATCCCGTCTTAAAACTCAATGCTCTCAGTTGGGAGATTATGCGTAAACAGCGTAAAGTTGAGGTGGCGCTTCCCCGTACCGTCAGTGCCTTCGAGGGCGATCGCCGCAGTCCCTTAGCCGTCGAAGCTGAGGCCCTTATGTTTCAACTGCGGGCGTTGCGCAAACAAATCGCCAATGAACGTTCCGCAGCCCCCTACACAATCTTCCCTGACTCAACCCTACGACTTATGGCCCAGCAACGGCCGCAAACTTTGGCGGAGTTTGGGCAACTCTCGGGGGTGGGACGCTATAAACTAGAGCATTACGGCGATCGCTTTGTGGCCCTGATTCGCGAGTTTACAACAGGGGAAGCCAGTGCCCCCCCCACGCGCCCAACGAGCCGCCCCGCCACAACCGCTCTAGGCGACACCCACCGAGAAACGTTAGCGTTATGTCAACAGGGCAAAAGCGTTCAGGATATTGCCCTGGCTCGTAATCTCTCCCCCAGTACCATTTATGGCCACCTCGAACGCCTCCTCCATGCAGGCGAGGAAATTGATATAAATGCCCTGGTTCCCCCGGATCATCAACAGCCGATTCGTCAGGCGATTCGCGCTCTGAATACAGAAAAATTGAAACCGGTGTATGAGTATCTTGGCGGCGTCTATCCCTATGAGGAGATTCGCTTGGTGAAAGCGGTGATTAAGCGGGAGGGCCATCGCGTCTCCCAGAACTCGGAACCGAGTCCAACTCATCTCTATAGTCTAGAGTTACATCAGAAAGGATTAGACGTTGGGGCGATCGCCCAGGAACGGAATTTACGCCCCTCTCGCATTGTGCGCCACTTAGCGGAACTCTTGGAAATGGGGCAACCGGTGGATTTAGATCGGTTGGTTCCCCCGGAACAGCAACGGGAGATTGAACAAGTCTGTGAACGGCATCCTGGCGCTACGTTAGAGGTGTTATGGACTTATCTGAGCGATCGCGTCTCCAAGGAAGCCTTAAGGCTCGTTTATGGGGCTTGGCGTGCCAAACAGCGTCAACCGTCTAATTCCCCATAA